A stretch of the Oncorhynchus clarkii lewisi isolate Uvic-CL-2024 chromosome 9, UVic_Ocla_1.0, whole genome shotgun sequence genome encodes the following:
- the LOC139416230 gene encoding protein disulfide isomerase CRELD1-like, translating to MPWLWPLLPALVLFSVLSVVRVQTAPCQTCRKLTDSFIKGLDKTSNKNFGGGNTAWEEENLAKYARSETRLLEIVEAACEKSDLDCNKLLEQIEDQVETWWFHRQQEAPDLFEWLCIEELPLCCPPGHFGPDCKECLSGPGGVCGGLGRCEGEGTRLGDGECVCDPGYFGQLCQSCADGYYREKSSNHSTPACAACYRSCKKCSGPENYKCLECKPGWLFHDNKCVDTDECGTELARCSSNTYCHNTDGSYECRGCDQACVGCMGSGPARCKKCARGYKLRGAKCLDVDECSERAIACPGLNEACFNDEGSFRCECADGFIRRDSICVENHPLSGPEKGLFDDMTDDEVLVLQQMFFGVVICALATLAAKGDMVFTAIFIGGVAAMAGYWLSEKGDRMLDGFLKGR from the exons ATGCCGTGGTTGTGGCCCCTGCTCCCTGCCCTGGTACTcttttctgtgttgtctgtggtTCGAGTACAGACTGCACCATGCCAGACCTGCCGCAAGCTCACTGACAGCTTCATCAAG GGACTGGATAAAACATCCAATAAGAATTTTGGGGGTGGCAACACTGCTTGGGAGGAGGAAAATCTGGCTAAATATGCTCGCAG TGAAACCAGGTTGCTGGAGATAGTGGAGGCAGCGTGTGAGAAATCAGACTTAGACTGTAACAAACTGCTGGAGCAGATAGAGGACCAAGTGGAGACATGGTGGTTCCACCG GCAGCAAGAGGCTCCAGACCTATTTGAGTGGTTGTGTATAGAAGAGCTCCCGCTTTGCTGTCCCCCGGGACATTTTGGACCAGACTGCAAAG AgtgtctgtctggtcctggagggGTGTGTGGTGGTCTGGGCCGCTGTGAAGGAGAGGGCACGCGTCTGGGAGATGGAGAGTGCGTGTGTGACCCGGGGTACTTCGGTCAGCTGTGTCAGAGCTGTGCAGACGGCTATTACAGAGAGAAGAGCTCCAATCACAGCACACCAGCCTGCGCAG CATGCTACCGCTCTTGTAAAAAGTGCTCAGGGCCAGAGAACTACAAATGTCTGGAATGCAAACCTGGGTGGCTCTTCCATGACAACAAGTGTGTTG ACACTGATGAGTGTGGCACAGAGCTGGCTCGATGTTCCTCCAACACCTATTGCCACAACACAGATGGATCGTACGAGTGCAGAG GCTGTGACCAGGCATGTGTGGGCTGTATGGGCAGTGGTCCAGCCCGCTGTAAGAAATGTGCTCGGGGATACAAGCTCAGAGGAGCCAAATGTCTTG ATGTGGATGAGTGTAGTGAGAGGGCGATAGCATGTCCAGGGCTGAATGAGGCGTGTTTCAATGACGAGGGGTCCTTCCGCTGTGAATGTGCTGACGGCTTCATTCGTAGAGACAGCATCTGTGTGGAGAACCATCCGCTGA GTGGTCCAGAGAAGGGTCTGTTTGATGACATGACTGATGACGAGGTCCTGGTCCTGCAGCAGATGTTCTTTGGCGTGGTCATCTGTGCCCTAGCAACGCTCGCCGCCAAGGGCGACATGGTCTTTACCGCCATCTTCATCGGGGGCGTGGCCGCCATGGCTGGATACTGGCTGTCAGAGAAGGGCGACCGCATGCTGGACGGCTTCCTAAAGGGACGCTAG
- the LOC139416229 gene encoding methyl-CpG-binding domain protein 4 has translation MYQAKTEPTVDTTCASPTDNNTVTTRLKNNDLNTENPVTDTHLNPNSDTDTMAVPGSDMRVTKEADPNAVKRQRTRQEDEDSCPPSSMPPGWVRVVRRRKSGKTAGKMDIYITSPQGQRFRSRASLQAFLLRDAGGDLQIDDFDFTKAKSGSVAVTPLPSQERQRKVNQKHTRHTSEANINEDRQNTEENMEEGRILSLPPNNTKIANSAKSCKQRTRPRDKRTIITHLRPDMPHLARGNHRPAAGRGTETGQPSDTNEDIKETHIQASVRRGEDDETERRLKVVAVVDDVILEKSPQRRPGLLREKLLRLAPPTDPQDALIGREEQLPVSLLLVPVLRVQSASESEGEAESEGVGVGETEGVENIEAEVHDKELPSPQTTGERCTPLKDSQSKLLGEKRKTSPYFSRKSMRDGLSPPRRKALRKWTPPRSPFHLVQETLFHDPWKLLVATVFLNKTSGKMAIPVLWQFFKLYPSAEETRGAEWKPLSVLLRSLGLYELRAKIIIRFSDEYLTKQWRYPIELHGIGKYGNDSYRIFCVEEWRQVEPQDHMLNKYHAWLWENHERRAPVHLATLGSSFILCLHTSNLIPRATVATAKHPMSVVRRELSVKVKTEPLEVFQCTRTGLHCWGNTRHSPVYGMKLPAVCLNSTTLSIPRSIPVRQSRYLMVTPLTLPIIISPASAALPVSQSVPRLDPLHPLAHRRTVSLETPAVHHHNHQRALVMQRKEHNRYHQVWRKPFYGSCTEREEYRSEVRQQLKRQMEEKRAGLMLKLTSKAEEAEFLQEVDRLALSSEKQQRIQHSRAMSHYRDENKKLMEQSWMDRALIRSQEALMERELLRHNPINWSGTLK, from the exons ATGTATCAGGCTAAAACTGAGCCTACTGTTGATACAACCTGTGCTTCCCCTACGGACAACAACACTGTCACAACCAGGCTCAAAAACAATGACCTCAACACAGAGAACCCCGTCACTGACACACATTTGAATCCTAACTCTGACACAGACACTATGGCTGTTCCAGGTTCAGATATGAGAGTTACCAAAGAGGCTGATCCGAATGCAGTCAAGAGACAGCGGACCAGACAGGAAGATGAGGATTCGTGCCCGCCTTCTAGTATGCCGCCGGGCTGGGTGAGAGTAGTGAGACGGAGGAAAAGTGGGAAGACTGCAGGCAAAATGGACATCTATATAACAAG TCCCCAGGGACAGAGGTTCCGGTCCAGGGCGTCTCTTCAAGCTTTCCTTCTCAGAGATGCAGGAGGGGATCTACAGATAGATGACTTTGACTTCACCAAAGCCAAGAGTGGCAGTGTAGCTGTGACTCCGCTGCCAagccaggagagacagaggaaagttAATCAGAAACACACACGTCATACCTCAGAGGCCAATATCAATGAAGACCGGCAGAACACAGAGGAGAATATGGAAGAGGGTAGAATATTAAGCCTGCCTCCAAATAACACAAAAATAGCCAATTCCGCAAAATCCTGCAAGCAGAGGACCAGACCCAGAGACAAGAGAACGATAATAACTCATCTGAGGCCTGACATGCCTCACCTGGCAAGGGGGAATCACAGACCGGCAGCTGGGAGAGGCACAGAAACGGGCCAACCATCAGACACAAATGAAGACATCAAAGAGACACACATACAAGCCTCTGTGAGAAGGGGTGAGGATGATGAGACTGAGAGGCGTCTGAAGGTCGTGGCGGTAGTTGACGATGTCATACTGGAGAAGAGCCCCCAGAGGAGGCCGGGGCTGCTGAGAGAAAAGCTGCTCAGGCTGGCCCCGCCCACTGATCCTCAAGATGCTCTCATTGGTCGAGAAGAACAGCTTCCTGTGTCACTGTTACTTGTCCCAGTCCTTAGGGTGCAGTCTGCTTCTGAGAGCGAGGGGGAGGCTGAGTCTGAGGGTGTGGGAGTGGGGGAGACTGAGGGAGTGGAGAATATAGAGGCAGAGGTGCATGACAAAGAGCTGCCATCTCCCCAGACCACTGGAGAGCGCTGTACACCACTGAAAGATTCCCAGAGCA AACTGTTAGGAGAGAAACGGAAGACCAGTCCTTATTTCAGCCGGAAGTCAATGAGAGATG GTCTAAGCCCCCCCAGGAGGAAAGCCTTAAGGAAGTGGACCCCTCCTCGCTCTCCCTTCCACCTGGTGCAGGAGACCCTTTTCCACGACCCTTGGAAACTCCTGGTAGCCACGGTGTTCCTCAACAAAACCAGCg GTAAAATGGCCATCCCGGTGTTGTGGCAGTTCTTTAAGCTTTACCCATCAGCGGAGGAGACCAGGGGGGCAGAGTGGAAGCCCCTGTCTGTGCTGCTGAGATCTTTGGGCCTGTATGAACTGCGAGCCAAAATCATCATCAGGTTCTCTG ATGAATACCTGACCAAGCAGTGGCGCTACCCTATAGAGCTGCATGGGATTGGGAAGTATGGAAATGACTCCTACAGGATCTTctgtgtagaggagtggagacag GTTGAACCCCAGGACCACATGCTAAACAAGTACCATGCTTGGCTGTGGGAGAACCATGAGAG GAGAGCACCAGTGCATTTAGCTACGCTAGGCTCCAGCTTTATTCTCTGTCTGCACACGAGTAACCTGATTCCCAGGGCAACCGTTGCCACCGCAAAACACCCAA TGTCAGTAGTAAGAAGAGAGCTTAGTGTAAAAGTTAAGACAGAGCCTTTAGAAGTTTTTCAATGCACAAGGACCGGACTCCACTGCTGGGGAAACACAAGGCACAGCCCTGTCTATGGAATGAAACTTC CTGCTGTTTGCTTGAATTCCACAACTCTGTCTATTCCTCGATCCATACCTGTCCGCCAAAGTCGCTACCTTATGGTCACTCCCCTGACATTGCCCATCATCATCTCACCTGCCTCTGCAgcactgccagtcagccag TCTGTCCCCAGACTGGACCCCCTCCATCCTCTGGCTCATAGACGGACCGTCAGCCTGGAGACCCCTGCTGTGCATCACCACAACCACCAGAGGGCACTGGTTATGCAGAGAAAGGAGCACAATAG GTATCACCAGGTGTGGCGGAAGCCATTCTACGGATCCTGCACTGAAAGAGAGGAGTACAG ATCGGAGGTACGTCAGCAGCTGAAGAGgcagatggaggagaagagggcgGGGCTGATGCTGAAGTTGACCAGTAAGGCAGAGGAGGCTGAGTTTTTACAGGAAGTGGATCGCTTGGCTCTGTCCAGTGAGAAACAGCAGAGGATCCAGCACAGCAGAGCGATGAGCCACTACAGAGATGAGAACAAGAAG ctGATGGAGCAGAGCTGGATGGACAGGGCACTGATTCGCTCTCAGGAGGCCCTGATGGAGAGAGAACTGCTACGCCACAACCCCATTAATTGGAGCGGCACACTGAAATAG